The genomic segment TACTTAGTATACATCTATTCTGAAGTTTTCTGGGCCTAAATTCATGATAGAGTTTCTCATTGCATTCCAGCATATCTTCAAAATATTGAAGCATTAAACAGCACGTGCAAACTAACTATGTGCCCTGGATTTTTCAgctgagagaagaaaataaaagtttACTTATTTCTGAATTGGTTGGTCGTGCTGAACCTCTTTTCTTGTTATGTTATTAGAAAACAATGTTGAGAGTGTTTTTAGCAGTGGAAAAAGTTTTTGCCTGGAAATCTTAATCTGCTGATCTAATATGACACAGAGTCTGTGCTTCACTGAGTTATACAAGTTTAGTTGCATAGTGCATGAGATTACAAAGGTGGATCATCGAGTGCTGTCAAGAAAGCGATGTGAGAATAGTATACCAAATCTCTGGATGCCTTAAAAATAGAGGAGCTTTCACATGCTCTTCTGGTTAGGTATATAATGCAACATGAGAGCAAACCAAGATCAACGGATAAATCTAGTGGCTGCAGTCTTCAAGAAATTTAGATAATTTTGTCTTTGCTTGAGTAATATTGGTTGGTCAAGCTGTGCCTGAATCTTTACCATGTTAAACAACcgaatcattttttttccctccttttCTGGGTTCTTTTGTGTAGTGGAGCACGGCTTGATGGAATTGCGGAAATTAGATATTGAGCAACGACTATGGGAGGCATCCCGCAAAGAGATTGACCACAACCAGCTTTCTTCCCTTTCCAATGGACGGAAATCTCCGCTGCCATCAAAGATACCTGTTGGGTAGGCGGCAAACATTTGCTTTCCTGAAGCACTATGTGGTCTCATCTCTTTATCTCGCTGCCTTTCCGCTagatgtaatatatatatacacagatTACTGGTCCGTCCATCATCATGCAACGTTTTATTGATATTGTTGCTTCCAAACAGGAAGCAGTTGGAACTAAGGCCCACATGAATTGAGATCAATCAGTCACTTTCTCAATCGAGAGGCAGATCCTGGGCCTGAAAATTAGTGTGTGGGCCCCGATTTCTCATGCTTTAGTTTATTTCTCCTTGATCTCATGGATCTAATCTACATACAAGCAAGCACTTTTCTGTTGTCACAGGTCAGGATAAAACTCAACATTAAGTCAATAATATATGGTTTTCAGGAGGGAAACTCGACATTAATTCAGTAAGATAGTTTTCAGAGAGTGGAATCAATACAAGAAGCAACTAACTTGGAAAGGAAGCAAAAGCAAATAGTAAATCTAATACTAAAATTAAGCAGAAAAGACACAATGAGCACCGCAAAAATGTGCTAACATCACACTGTTAATGTCTTTAAGGGTTCTGTTAGCGTTTACAGACCGTTGTTGGGGCTTCAACCTTCATTTCCAGACGATTGAACTGCAGCGCTAAAATTGGTTTGGATAGCAACACTGACACGCTGaggcttcttttctttctcctcaACTCTCTGCAAGATCTTTCTTCATCTACATCCACAGCAGGGGGAGGAGGCCCTAATACTTTTGCAGGTGCCACTGCTCTCACCCTAATTAAAACTACTCCATCAGAAAAGCATCTACAATATAGCTTGCAATAACATGATGGTTATTTACAAACATGAACCAGCATTTCCTGCCAACCAAAcccaacaccccccccccccccccaagggCTCTCCCCTTTTATTCCCTTTCAAATTGCTAGCAGAAAATCAGAATTTGTTACTAAAGCCAAGGCTTCATGTGCCAATGATTAAGGTTGAGATCACCATCCCAGAGACATCCCTGTCAAGCTAACCTTTTTTGGTGTTCTCAATAAAAGAATGTATCTTTCAGCATTCCATGCTGTTCAGAGACTCCCTTAATGTATTTGGAAAAGAACCCTCCGTATGGCAGGCAGAAAAGACTCCAACAATGGCTTCGCTAGCAGTCTAAATATTGAATGACAGCTCGAATACATGCAAAAGAGCAAAGAGAAACCTGCACTCAATCTGGCAAGAATACTTGAGGAGGTGATGGTTGTACTTGGTCCGCCCACTGCAAGCACAGCCCTGATTGAGGTTAGTTGTCTGAATACAAAATGAAAACAGACAATCACAATCGTTTACCTAAAGCTCGGAAGCGACAGTTTAACAAGTGGACCCATCCACCCGCTGGACTCCAGTTCAGAGGCTGCCATTGAAAAGTTTGCAACCACAAAAAAATTGCCAGAAAGATGATCAGCAGATTTAAGTTCCAGAAGCTCCATAAAACTAGCAACTCAAGTGATAAATTGTTGGACGATCTGATTCTTCCTTCACACAAGCAAATTACACATCTAAAGCTGACTATTTAATACGATGAAATACTATCTAAAAACTAACCAGGGGCACTAAAGTTGATGTTGCAGATATTCATCTCTTCCATACCCTTCATTTCAGACACTTGTACGTCCATAGAATTTTTAGGGCCATCAAGACTAAACATGCCAACCATATTCAGGAATCCACTGGTTTTAGTTTCTGAAGTCTTTGCAATTGCTCTAACTGTCTGTTTCATTATAAATCACAATAAATAGAACAGTTAAAACAATTGTTTCAAGAAAAAGTAGCCACTCTCTTAGCTATGAGAATAAATATTTGCTGATTATATGCTTTATCAGTGCCAAGGACAAACCCACTTCAGTGCAGGCAGCTTTACCACCCAAATCCATGACCGTAACTTGTCGAGATTGGATGATTATAGTCAATACAAGAGAAAAGAACCTTGAATTGCGAAAAGTTGGTTTATGTGGTAAAGCTTCATTTCTTCAGCTAAATACACGAGGTTCAGATGTATCATGCAGCTAGGAAAATTGGATGACTTGATCGCATTACAGGATGGTAGTACTTAGCTCAAGACTTACCTTTGAAAATTTTGCAACTTGGCTTGGAAGTCCAATATCCTGTGACAAGAATATAAAAAGGCAATAATGAATCACTTTGCAGTGATCAAATGGATTAGTTTTCTGTCATCTCAAAACTTGGGAAAAGAAATCGCTGTTCATTGCCTAATTAGATTTTAACTCTTATCAGTTTCAGAATAATGAGTATTTAGGTTGAAATAAAGTTTAGAAAGGCATAGAATCTTACTGATTCCTACCTTTTGTCCATGAATGCAAGCTTCATCACTGTTCACCAGCACCCTGGCAGCCCATCTGTGTTTCAAAGGAACAGAGGATACCATAAAACACTGCTCTGATTACACCACTGGGCATTGTTATTTGCTATctgaaaagttgaaatttacatttctgtttcaAATAACTTCAGAATAGTACTTAGCATGTCTATATGAATCAGCTCACACTCTTTTCTGACCATACAATGTCACCAAGGTTTATATGCATAGAAATCAATTTCAAATGCTTAAATAATTACGAGTGATAATTCTTTAGCAGAATACTTACGCACAAGATGTTGGTGGGTTCCATACAGTGCCTGCAATCACCACAAGCtgaagtttttgaaattaaaataatgaatggcatgaaaaaaaaaaattaaaagctgCAGAAGGGGATCTTCAAAGAAACCAGATTAAAGATTAATCTTTTAAATTTAGTTGCTTGAACTGAATTCCGTCCAATACCTTAGTGGTGACCGAAAGTCTTTTGTGTTTCCAATAAATCAATTGACCTCAGAATACAGTACCTCATCAAATTTCCCAGCAGGGCTGTCATCATAATTAGCGAGAAAGAATCCACCAAGAGTGTACCTGCAGAAGAAGAACTGACTATCAGAATCAAAGATATCTTCGTCCATTGCCACAAAAAGAAGGCACAGAGCTAGTAACCGGGAAATAGAAATATGTGTACCCAAAAGCTTCAACCAATCTGAACTCCTTGGGGATGAAAGCTCGAGCAGTCTCTGCTTTGACAAGATGGAGCTGGTATAGGGCGCTGaaatagaaaaggaaagaaggatGGGCAGGTCATCAAGAAGTGAAATTAAAATGGGGAAAGGGTTGGAGAGAGCAGCATTACAGATTCAATGAAACTTCACTTACCTGCCTCTGAATACCCAGGGGGGTTTGCCATATCCGGATGGAGAATGCGTTTTTCTATGATCCATGGGTTCAACCTTCAAGATTTTGCTCCCATTCACCTATAAAGCGGAGTAGAAATTGgaccttcctttttttttttttttttttgaaaaaaaattaaaacacccATGAGGAATCAGTAAATTGGATATGTCAAATAAGCCGCCTAGTGCGGAAAGCTAAAGGCTACAGTAACACTACAAGTTCGGCAGTGCAACGAACGGAGGGATTTGCAGCTAATTGGAATGCCTAAATTTTTATGGTTTTGTTTTTCCCTTGTCAAGTGTGCAACCAAGTGGAGTGTCAAGTAGTGGTAATTGAATACTGGGGCGTATAGCGTATAGTAAAACCCAGTTAACAGGAGATGCCAAGGAGCAGAGGCAGATACGATGAATTAATTAGGAGTCGCCATTTTGGTGTTTGTCCTTCAAATGTCAGCAAGTACTTAATTACCAGGGACCATACTGAAAAAAAAGATGAATTTTAGAGGACAATCTTTCAGGTGAATTTATATAAAGTATTCAATAGTTGCGAGTAAGAAAGTAGAACACGACTTCGCTAAAAGTAATtgaagagtttccaaaaatgCTTATGCGTTTATCAAGACGAGACAGAAAAGCCAAGCGAACAATTTTGATTATTGATGAAGACTAACTAATAGGACAGCATACTGGGAAGCGTGTGTGTGTAATATAATAATGGGAGTAGAAAATGCAGAAACTTGAGATTTGAACAAGTTAAAACATTCTTGATTTGAGGATGATAGGCAGCAGCAGCAGTACTTTAAAGCAAGCGAAAGAAACAGCTAAAAGTGGAGGTATGAACTCACAGAAAATCAAAGGGAAGCGCGTGGCAGGTGAGTCTCCTTTGAAGCCCAACCCAGTTGGGATTCGCACAAACTTGCCTGTGAGAGGAGATATACAGGCAGGaaggaaggagagagagagagagagaaggaaggaaggaaggaaaatgggaaacccaaaaaaaaactcaGGGAACAAATTTTGTTGAGGCCAGGCCTGAGGGAGTTGGTTGGGGGAGTGCCGGGAGGCATGTCACGTGAGTCACGTGCGTGAGATGTGATCAGATTCCCAACGGAGGATGGATAAATGCTCCTACTAAgatttctccaattttttttttaaaacaaaattttcatataTAATGCTATGACAATTGACAAcacataaataaaaataacttcaaaaacaCCACATCCtttacaataaataaaaaataactccaaatatataaaaaaaaataaaaaataaaatttacatCATTTTCTTCTTTCATCTATCATCATCACCACTCTTACCAATCATTGCCACCATCcccttattttccttttttctctccctccctcttcctcctcctctttcCTCTCCTTTCCCGCCACACCCCAACCCTGTTTTCCCCTTCCTATGATCTGGCCGCaaccaaattgaggaaaaagGAGTAGCGAGGCGCGGCGGGGAAAGGGGAAGGGAGaaggagaggaaagaaaaggaagaaaaaagagatggagaaggaggaaaaagaagaggagGGAAAAGGAGGAAGGAGAAGGAAGGGATGGTGGTAGTGGTGACAGCGGTGATGATTGGTTAAAAAATatcataaaaatttttaaattttaaaaatatttcaaaaacatcacaaaaatatttgcaataaatttttttttaaacacaccattataataaaatattttaaaaacatttcaaaaaacAGCTAAACCAAACGATATACACTATGTGACAATATGAATGTTCCACCCGCCAAACTGGCGCCAACTGAATTCACTCCACTCCAGGTACTTGCCACTAGTACACCTGGGCTGTACTGCCACCCCATCTTAAAATGAATGCATAAGTTGAGTTATACAAGAGGAAGGGCAGGATGGGCTGGGTGGCTCGTTGAATTATATaaaatactaataataataagggGGAGGGGTCAGATAAGAGGCCCTTTGCAGCCAGCCATCGTGTGAATTTGAAGAGGCCTCCGTCGGTTCTTTGCGTTTTACCCCTCGGATCGGTCCCGCTCACTGCTGGGAGGAAGAGAGTTCAAATGGTG from the Coffea arabica cultivar ET-39 chromosome 11e, Coffea Arabica ET-39 HiFi, whole genome shotgun sequence genome contains:
- the LOC113719162 gene encoding protein NEOXANTHIN-DEFICIENT 1 isoform X1 is translated as MKEENDVNGSKILKVEPMDHRKTHSPSGYGKPPWVFRGSALYQLHLVKAETARAFIPKEFRLVEAFGYTLGGFFLANYDDSPAGKFDELVVIAGTVWNPPTSCAWAARVLVNSDEACIHGQKDIGLPSQVAKFSKTVRAIAKTSETKTSGFLNMVGMFSLDGPKNSMDVQVSEMKGMEEMNICNINFSAPASELESSGWMGPLVKLSLPSFSGRTKYNHHLLKYSCQIECRVRAVAPAKVLGPPPPAVDVDEERSCRELRRKKRSLSVSVLLSKPILALQFNRLEMKVEAPTTVCKR
- the LOC113719162 gene encoding protein NEOXANTHIN-DEFICIENT 1 isoform X4 produces the protein MKEENDVNGSKILKVEPMDHRKTHSPSGYGKPPWVFRGSALYQLHLVKAETARAFIPKEFRLVEAFGYTLGGFFLANYDDSPAGKFDELVVIAGTVWNPPTSCAWAARVLVNSDEACIHGQKVGIRYWTSKPSCKIFKASELESSGWMGPLVKLSLPSFSGRTKYNHHLLKYSCQIECRVRAVAPAKVLGPPPPAVDVDEERSCRELRRKKRSLSVSVLLSKPILALQFNRLEMKVEAPTTVCKR
- the LOC113719162 gene encoding protein NEOXANTHIN-DEFICIENT 1 isoform X2, yielding MDHRKTHSPSGYGKPPWVFRGSALYQLHLVKAETARAFIPKEFRLVEAFGYTLGGFFLANYDDSPAGKFDELVVIAGTVWNPPTSCAWAARVLVNSDEACIHGQKDIGLPSQVAKFSKTVRAIAKTSETKTSGFLNMVGMFSLDGPKNSMDVQVSEMKGMEEMNICNINFSAPASELESSGWMGPLVKLSLPSFSGRTKYNHHLLKYSCQIECRVRAVAPAKVLGPPPPAVDVDEERSCRELRRKKRSLSVSVLLSKPILALQFNRLEMKVEAPTTVCKR
- the LOC113719162 gene encoding protein NEOXANTHIN-DEFICIENT 1 isoform X3; amino-acid sequence: MKEENDVNGSKILKVEPMDHRKTHSPSGYGKPPWVFRGSALYQLHLVKAETARAFIPKEFRLVEAFGYTLGGFFLANYDDSPAGKFDELVVIAGTVWNPPTSCAWAARVLVNSDEACIHGQKDIGLPSQVAKFSKTVRAIAKTSETKTSGFLNMVGMFSLDGPKNSMDVQVSEMKGMEEMNICNINFSAPASELESSGWMGPLVKLSLPSFRAVLAVGGPSTTITSSSILARLSAGFSLLFCMYSSCHSIFRLLAKPLLESFLPAIRRVLFQIH